A stretch of the Capsicum annuum cultivar UCD-10X-F1 chromosome 10, UCD10Xv1.1, whole genome shotgun sequence genome encodes the following:
- the LOC107845935 gene encoding phenolic glucoside malonyltransferase 1, with translation MASVIEQCQVAPPPGGVDELTLPLTYFDHMWLDFHRVRQILFYKLPITKPNFIENIIPPLKDSLSLAVKHYIPLAGNVACPINSNGYPELRYVTGDSVSITFSETDMDFNYLIGDHPRSATDFYHFVPQLAEPKDAPGVQLAPILAIQVTLFPNFGVSIGFTNHHVAGDGATIVGFIRAWAELHKFGGHEQFLSKAFIPFYDRSVIKDPYGQGMTIWKEMKKRNLEMRDIVTLHEHKVRSTFTIRRDDIEKLKNLISSRRRNTLNPVTSFTITCAYLWTCLIKSEGAIKEDIIDDNLTEFFGCEVDCRARFNPPLPQSYFGNCLVGYVARTRHVDLAGKEGFTIAVEIIRGSIQKRMKDEEWILNGSWFKELNTIYENRMLSIAGLPKHDLYAADFGWGRAAKLEVISLDSGDGISMSLNKSKDFDGDLEVGLSLSKTRMNAFAAIFTHGLTFL, from the coding sequence ATGGCTTCTGTGATTGAGCAATGTCAAGTTGCACCACCTCCTGGTGGTGTTGATGAGCTGACACTCCCACTCACCTATTTTGATCATATGTGGTTAGACTTCCACCGTGTACGGCAGATACTATTCTACAAGCTCCCTATAACCAAACCCAATTTCATCGAAAACATTATTCCTCCTCTTAAAGATTCACTCTCCCTTGCTGTCAAACACTATATACCCTTAGCTGGCAATGTTGCTTGTCCAATAAATTCAAACGGATATCCTGAGTTACGTTATGTGACAGGAGATTCTGTGTCAATTACTTTTTCTGAGACTGATATGGATTTCAATTATCTCATTGGTGACCATCCCCGTAGTGCTACGGATTTTTATCACTTTGTTCCTCAGTTGGCTGAACCTAAGGATGCACCGGGGGTCCAATTAGCCCCTATCTTAGCCATTCAAGTGACACTTTTTCCGAATTTTGGTGTATCCATTGGTTTCACTAATCATCACGTTGCTGGCGATGGAGCTACCATAGTAGGGTTCATTAGGGCGTGGGCTGAACTCCACAAATTCGGTGGACATGAACAATTCTTATCGAAAGCATTTATTCCATTTTATGATAGGTCTGTAATCAAAGACCCATATGGACAAGGCATGACCATATGGAAAGAAATGAAGAAACGTAATCTAGAGATGCGTGACATTGTGACTCTTCATGAGCACAAAGTTCGAAGTACATTTACTATAAGGCGAGATGATATCGAGAAACTCAAGAATTTAATATCATCAAGACGACGAAATACTCTAAATCCTGTAACATCTTTCACCATAACATGTGCTTATTTATGGACTTGCTTGATAAAATCAGAGGGCGCGATCAAAGAAGATATCATAGATGATAATTTAACGGAATTCTTCGGATGTGAAGTAGATTGCAGAGCGCGATTCAATCCACCACTTCCTCAATCTTATTTTGGGAATTGCCTAGTGGGGTACGTTGCAAGAACAAGACATGTTGACTTAGCGGGAAAGGAAGGCTTTACAATTGCTGTGGAAATAATTAGAGGATCCATTCAGAAAAGAATGAAGGATGAGGAATGGATTCTGAATGGTAGCTGGTTTAAAGAATTAAACACCATATATGAGAACCGAATGCTTTCAATTGCTGGATTGCCAAAACATGACTTATATGCTGCTGATTTTGGATGGGGAAGGGCTGCGAAGTTAGAAGTCATTTCTCTTGACAGTGGTGATGGAATATCGATGTCTCTTAATAAATCTAAGGACTTTGATGGAGATTTAGAGGTTGGTTTATCTTTGTCTAAAACCCGAATGAATGCTTTTGCTGCTATATTCACCCACGGTCTCACTTTTCTATAG